In Candidatus Poribacteria bacterium, one genomic interval encodes:
- a CDS encoding GNAT family N-acetyltransferase: MEFRALCPEELETWLDHVTSVFTGGRQYFSNHWHNDPWQDAEGIRIAVDKGTIVSTVRVFIRKIFLHGEPITVGGIGEVSTRPEYRRRGIATQLLKDSIRFMESRDIAVSLLFGSQRIYSIEGWEKVSRYYARQSFTAAKQSEWEVRPANFDDEVEVKRIADLYDRYARKFNGTLVRDKIAYWTKWVRTESSNAWVAERDGNIEGYISVVQNENQLNVKEFIASETSFAQDRGRQLLEGMLSHIIAQMDVESFEVVYPAPIAEGFNAPTIDEQGSAMYRITQPAVFSEKMVSTAFNSIPNLFHNQPKPLAQGIKSHHIFWYTDGF, translated from the coding sequence ATGGAGTTTCGCGCGCTTTGTCCTGAAGAATTAGAAACGTGGTTGGACCATGTCACCTCCGTCTTTACAGGAGGTCGCCAATATTTCTCCAATCATTGGCATAACGATCCGTGGCAGGATGCAGAAGGTATTCGGATCGCCGTTGATAAAGGCACTATTGTTAGCACAGTACGCGTCTTTATCCGAAAGATATTTTTGCACGGGGAACCGATAACTGTCGGTGGCATCGGAGAAGTCAGTACACGTCCAGAATACCGCCGACGCGGTATTGCCACGCAACTCCTCAAGGATTCGATCCGGTTCATGGAGTCCCGCGATATTGCCGTCTCTTTGCTCTTCGGAAGCCAAAGAATCTATTCGATTGAAGGGTGGGAGAAGGTGTCTCGTTACTACGCGAGACAATCCTTCACCGCCGCAAAACAATCGGAATGGGAAGTCCGTCCAGCCAATTTTGATGATGAAGTCGAAGTCAAACGGATCGCTGATCTCTACGACCGGTATGCACGAAAATTTAACGGCACCCTCGTCAGAGATAAAATTGCGTATTGGACGAAGTGGGTGCGAACTGAGTCCTCAAATGCATGGGTTGCTGAACGGGACGGTAACATTGAAGGATATATTTCCGTCGTCCAGAACGAAAATCAACTGAACGTTAAGGAGTTCATCGCCTCAGAAACATCCTTTGCACAGGACAGAGGTAGACAACTTCTTGAGGGAATGCTCTCTCATATTATCGCACAAATGGATGTGGAATCCTTTGAAGTTGTCTATCCAGCACCTATTGCAGAGGGGTTCAATGCCCCAACAATTGACGAACAGGGAAGTGCGATGTATCGTATCACTCAACCCGCTGTGTTTTCGGAGAAGATGGTATCAACCGCATTCAATTCGATTCCAAACCTGTTTCACAATCAACCAAAACCTTTGGCACAAGGTATTAAGTCGCATCACATCTTTTGGTATACCGATGGGTTTTAG
- a CDS encoding type II toxin-antitoxin system HicA family toxin has product MSSREVIKRLRKEGWMLVHTVGSHHHYKHPNKPGRVTVPHPKKDLRRQTLLSICKQAGWKGWDTDWRKKKDRKTRGILCIGIIRL; this is encoded by the coding sequence ATTTCAAGTCGTGAGGTAATAAAGAGACTGAGAAAAGAAGGATGGATGTTGGTTCATACTGTTGGGAGTCATCACCACTACAAACACCCTAACAAGCCTGGTAGAGTAACTGTTCCTCACCCCAAGAAAGATCTACGGAGACAGACTTTGCTAAGTATTTGTAAACAAGCCGGATGGAAGGGTTGGGATACAGATTGGAGAAAAAAGAAAGACAGAAAAACACGAGGTATTTTATGCATAGGTATTATCCGATTGTGA
- a CDS encoding HicB family protein translates to MHRYYPIVIHKDPDSDYCVTVPDLPGCITAGDTLEEAQNQAAEAIQCHIEGMLLDGESIPEAKEIAFHQDNPDYADGVWKSITIVLPDISEIRVSRPGRIRKFFQWFSQTTQILR, encoded by the coding sequence ATGCATAGGTATTATCCGATTGTGATTCACAAAGATCCAGATAGCGACTATTGTGTAACCGTTCCGGACCTACCCGGTTGCATAACGGCTGGGGATACACTTGAGGAGGCGCAAAATCAAGCAGCCGAAGCTATTCAATGCCACATTGAGGGCATGCTGCTTGATGGTGAATCCATTCCTGAAGCGAAAGAGATTGCATTTCATCAAGATAATCCAGACTATGCTGATGGGGTGTGGAAATCCATAACAATAGTTCTGCCCGACATTTCCGAAATTCGGGTCTCTCGTCCTGGTCGGATTCGGAAATTTTTTCAGTGGTTCAGCCAAACGACGCAAATTTTGCGGTAA
- a CDS encoding Gfo/Idh/MocA family oxidoreductase, giving the protein MEMANLRVGVIGCSGIGTTHASGLVDMPNVELAAGCDFVQSTLDAFKEKYQDTWGNIALYTNHQEMLAAENLDIVTVATSDHRHADLVVDAANAGVKGIFCEKPMATSIADADRMLEATDRNGTILSIDHTRRWQPLWRHTKDVVVDGGRIGDVQYVIGTLSGGRAMLFRNGTHLIDAICYFADSDPEWVSAELEDGYEDYNEYKGDGGHVPATEPSAHGYIHFANGVRGYYAGGPKTTLSGFRVEIVGTNGYILISDRGATIHQDDVVETIEAPTWDIVGIPAGPRELVGLITEGGEPVSPGTEGYKVVQIIIGFLTSQQRDNGKVKLPLSGD; this is encoded by the coding sequence ATGGAAATGGCAAATTTACGCGTTGGAGTTATTGGCTGTAGCGGTATCGGCACGACACACGCATCGGGATTAGTGGATATGCCGAATGTTGAATTAGCCGCCGGCTGCGATTTTGTGCAAAGCACATTGGATGCCTTCAAGGAAAAATATCAGGACACCTGGGGCAATATCGCCTTGTATACAAACCATCAAGAGATGCTCGCCGCCGAGAATTTGGACATCGTGACAGTGGCGACGTCCGACCATCGGCACGCGGATTTGGTCGTTGACGCCGCAAACGCTGGTGTAAAGGGTATCTTCTGTGAAAAACCGATGGCAACCAGCATCGCGGACGCCGATAGGATGTTGGAAGCCACAGACCGAAACGGGACGATTCTCTCGATTGACCACACCCGCCGATGGCAGCCGCTGTGGCGACATACCAAAGACGTTGTCGTCGATGGCGGACGCATTGGAGATGTCCAGTATGTCATCGGCACCCTGAGTGGTGGTCGCGCGATGCTCTTCCGCAATGGAACCCACCTTATCGATGCTATCTGCTACTTCGCTGACTCAGATCCAGAGTGGGTCTCTGCCGAATTAGAGGACGGCTACGAGGACTATAACGAGTATAAAGGCGATGGTGGGCACGTCCCCGCAACAGAGCCGTCGGCACACGGATACATCCACTTCGCGAATGGCGTGCGTGGTTATTATGCGGGTGGTCCGAAAACAACTCTCTCCGGGTTCCGTGTGGAGATTGTTGGCACCAACGGCTATATTCTTATTAGTGATCGAGGAGCAACGATCCATCAGGACGATGTTGTTGAGACGATCGAGGCACCGACATGGGACATCGTTGGTATCCCTGCGGGTCCTCGAGAGTTGGTAGGCCTTATTACAGAGGGTGGAGAACCTGTTTCACCTGGAACTGAGGGGTATAAGGTCGTCCAGATTATTATCGGTTTTTTAACCTCACAGCAGCGTGACAATGGGAAAGTCAAACTGCCTTTGTCTGGTGATTAG